The Pelagovum sp. HNIBRBA483 sequence TCAGTCACCATTCTGCCCGATGCTGCAATCGCGGCAGAATAACCGCAACTGGTGCTTGATTTTCCGACCAATTCCCAATACATCGCCCGCGATGTTGAAACGGGCCACCCAGGCCCCCAAAAGCACGAGGCGCCTGCGCAATGGCTAAGGAAAAGTTTGATCGTACGAAACCGCATGTAAACATCGGCACTGTTGGTCACGTTGACCACGGCAAGACGACGTTGACGGCAGCGATTACGAAGTATTTTGGTGACTTCAAGGCATATGACCAGATTGACGGCGCGCCTGAAGAGAAGGCCCGCGGGATCACGATCTCGACGGCGCACGTTGAGTACGAGACGGAAGCCCGTCACTACGCGCACGTTGATTGCCCTGGCCACGCCGACTACGTTAAGAACATGATCACTGGTGCGGCCCAGATGGACGGCGGCATTCTGGTTGTGAACGCAGCTGACGGCCCGATGCCGCAGACCCGCGAGCACATCCTTCTGGCCCGTCAGGTCGGCGTTCCGGCACTTGTTGTTTACATGAACAAGGTTGACCAGGTTGACGACGAAGAGCTTCTGGAGCTCGTCGAAATGGAAATCCGCGAGCTGCTGAGCTCCTACGAATTCCCGGGCGACGATATTCCGATCATCAAGGGCTCTGCGCTTGCTGCTATGGAAGGCCGTGACCCCGAGATCGGCGAGAACTCCATTCGTGCGCTGATGGAAGCAGTTGACAGCTACATCCCGACCCCTGAGCGCGCTGTTGACCAGCCGTTCCTGATGCCGATCGAAGACGTGTTCTCGATCTCTGGTCGTGGTACGGTTGTGACCGGCCGTGTTGAGCGTGGCGTGATCAATGTTGGCGACGAGATCGAGATCGTCGGCATCCGCGACACCAAGAAGACGACCTGCACGGGCGTTGAAATGTTCCGCAAGCTGCTTGACCGCGGTGAGGCAGGCGACAACATCGGTGCGCTTCTGCGTGGTGTTGACCGTGAAGGCGTTGAGCGTGGCCAGGTTCTGTGTAAGCCGGGTTCCGTTAAGCCGCACACGAAGTTCGAAGCTGAGGCCTACATCCTGACCAAGGAAGAAGGTGGCCGTCACACGCCGTTCTTCGCGAACTACCGTCCGCAGTTCTACTTCCGCACGACGGACGTGACCGGCACGGTTCAGCTTCCCGAGGGCACCGAGATGGTGATGCCGGGCGACAACCTGAAGTTCGCGGTTGAGCTGATTGCTCCGATCGCGATGGAAGACGGTCTGCGCTTCGCAATCCGTGAAGGCGGCCGCACCGTTGGTGCAGGCGTCGTCTCCAAAATCATCGAGTAATCGAGAGACTACCCAAGGTACGACAATCGAGGCCTGCCTCCCTTTTCGGGGGGTGGGCCTTTCTCTTTTTAAATGTGGGTTCTGCGGCTGTTTATTCGCATGGATTGCGTTCAGATTGCCCTTGATCTTGGGTGATTGCTGACGTAATCCACACTCGGCCATAGGGGTATAGCTCAGCTGGTAGAGCGACGGTCTCCAAAACCGTAGGTCGCGGGTTCGAACCCTGCTGCCCCTGCCACCGCCGGCCTGCCGGTCCGCCAAATCCCGAAGGGGAGTAAGTTGACCCGAACGATTTCGCTTTCCTTGCATCTTGGCGCGCACAAAACCGCCTCTACCCATTTGCAACATGCCCTTAAGGCGCATGAAGAGCAGTTGATCGCCGCCGGTGTCAGGTTCTACGGTCCGCAATACCTTCGGGAGCGGGATCGCAGCATCCCGCAGATGTTTGGCGTCGGTACGGCAGCGACGACAGGCCGGTCCGCGCCCTTGCAGCTTGAGTTTTTGGCTAAGGATTCTGATCGGGTTATTTTGAGTGAAGAAAACTTCCTCGGGAAACTCTTTGACG is a genomic window containing:
- the tuf gene encoding elongation factor Tu, with product MAKEKFDRTKPHVNIGTVGHVDHGKTTLTAAITKYFGDFKAYDQIDGAPEEKARGITISTAHVEYETEARHYAHVDCPGHADYVKNMITGAAQMDGGILVVNAADGPMPQTREHILLARQVGVPALVVYMNKVDQVDDEELLELVEMEIRELLSSYEFPGDDIPIIKGSALAAMEGRDPEIGENSIRALMEAVDSYIPTPERAVDQPFLMPIEDVFSISGRGTVVTGRVERGVINVGDEIEIVGIRDTKKTTCTGVEMFRKLLDRGEAGDNIGALLRGVDREGVERGQVLCKPGSVKPHTKFEAEAYILTKEEGGRHTPFFANYRPQFYFRTTDVTGTVQLPEGTEMVMPGDNLKFAVELIAPIAMEDGLRFAIREGGRTVGAGVVSKIIE